The sequence ACAGACGTTGGCTATCTCGGCACCGGCAAAGCCCGGGGTTTGGGCAGATAGTTTCTTGGCATCAACACCCTCGGCCAGTTTAACCGGTTTTAAGTGTACTTTAAAGATCTGCTCACGACCGATCAGATCTGGCTTATCGATACTTACCTGGCGGTCGAAACGTCCCGGGCGCAATAAAGCCGAATCCAGTACATCAGGGCGGTTGGTAGCAGCCAGGATGATAATGCCCGAATCGGTACCGAAACCATCCATCTCTACCAGTAACTGGTTCAGCGTGTTTTCGCGCTCATCGTTACCGCCTACAATATTATTCTTGCCACGGGCACGGCCTATGGCGTCAATCTCATCAATAAAGATAATACATGGCGCTTTATCCTTAGCCTGGCGGAACAGATCGCGAACACGCGATGCGCCCACACCCACAAACATCTCCACAAAGTCGGAACCCGACAGCGAGAAGAAAGGTACCTGCGCCTCGCCGGCAACGGCTTTGGCCAACAAGGTTTTACCTGTACCCGGCGAACCTACCAGCAATGCGCCTTTAGGGATTTTACCGCCCAGGTTGGTGTATTTTTTAGGGTTCTTCAGGAAATCTACAATTTCCATCACCTCCTGCTTGGCTTCTTCCAAACCAGCCACATCGTTAAAGGTAACGCTTACCTGCGCTTCCTTATCAAACAGGGTGGCTTTAGATTTACCGATATTGAAGATCTGACCGCCGGGACCGCCGCCCGCGCCACCGCTCATGCGACGCATAATAAACATCCACACGCCAATAAACAGGATCACCATTACCACCGCCTGGAACAGCCAGTTGGTAAAGATATTATCGCGCACTATAAAGTTCAGCGGGGTTTTTTGCGTGTCGGGTACATCCTTTTCGGCATCGGTGATCGATTTTTTCAGGCTTTCATAAGTAGCATCAGTAAAAGTATATTGCGGGCCCGCAGCGTTTGGCACACCAAAACTGCGCTGGTCGCGCACCTTGGCATATTGTGGTTTTTTCTTTAAACTGTCTTGTTTAATATAAACTTCTACAACTATCAGGTCGCCGTTTTTGTAGGCTACCAGTTTTTCCACGTCATGCTGCTTCAGCATTTTGGTTTCAAATTCCTGGTACGATATTTCCTGCGTGCTGCTAACGCTTAAGAATTGTGCAGCTAAAAATATACCCAAAATAATAACGGCATATATCCATACGAAATTGAATTTCGGTGGTTTAGGGGTTATCTTTTTATTGTTGTTAGGTATCTTACGTATCGGTTTTGGTTTTTCCAATTGATTATCTTTCATTTTGTTGTTAGGCTTAAACGCATCATCACGTTTATAAATTATATTAGGGATACAAAATCGACAGATTGTTTAAGCGCTTTTGTAATTTTTAATTTCGGCATCCCCCCACAAATCCTCCATCCCGTAAAACTCCCGTTTGTCGGTCCTGAAAATGTGGACTACCACATCTACATAATCCAGCAGTATCCATTCGGCATGTTCCAGGCCTTCCTTGCGCCACGGCTCCTGTTGGGTGGCTTTATAAATTTCCTCTTCCACACTGTTGGCTATTGCCTTTACCTGTGTCCCCGAGTCGGCGTTGCATACCACAAAGTAATCTGATACAGAACTGAAGATATTTCTAAGATCCAGCCTCACAATATCGTTCCCCTTTTTCTCCTGCATGCCATGTATGGCTAATTCCGACAAGTATGCCGACTCTTTTAACGCTTTATTTTTTACCATTAAAAAGGTTTAATTTTGACCCAATTTGATAATTGCTAATATACATTGCAAAATAACATATTTTCATCATTATTTGTTGGACAAAATTTAGTTACACTAAAAGAAGCCGACTCTACAAATAACTATTTAAAGGAATTACTGTCAAATTCCAAGCCAGTTGCCGATGGAACGGTCATTATGGCAGAAAGCCAGTATGCCGGGCGCGGCCAGCAGCAAAATAAATGGAATAGCGAACCGGGTAAAAACCTGACATTCAGCGTGCTGTTAAAGCCTTCGTTCCTGCCCCTGCAACAGCAATTTTACCTCACACAGACAATCAGCCTGGGCGTAGTAACTGCCATGCAGCAGGTAACCGGTTTGCCCATCCAAATTAAATGGCCCAACGATATTTATTATGGCGATAAAAAGCTGGGCGGTATACTGATAGAGAACATGGTGCAGGGTAGCGGTATCAAAAATTCGGTAGTGGGTATCGGGCTTAATATTAACCAGGAAGTTTTCCCCGATTGGGTACCCAACCCTGCTTCGGTAAAACAGATATTACATAAGGATTATGAACTATCCGCATTATTATTACAAATTTGCGGAAGTATAGAAGCCTGGTATTTAAAATTAAAGGCCGGGCGGCTGGATGAGATACACCGGCAATACTTAGCCAATTTATACTGGTTAAACCAGGAGCGGGATTTCATGTCAGACGGTGTAGCCTTTAAGGGCCGCATTACCGGTGTAAGGAATACCGGCTTTTTGGTACTAAGTACCGAAAGCGGGGAAAAAGAGTTTAATTTGAAGCAAATCGTATTTTTAAACAAATAACAAACAAGCATATCATATAATGAAAAAGTTACTGTTAGTATTAATTGTGATGTTTGCGGGCCGCGGCGCTTTCGCGCAGATTGAAGGTCACGTGAACTGGGCTTACGCTGCTAAAAAGGTAAGCGCTACCGAGGCCGTAGTTTTATTAAAAGCTACTATTGACGACGGCTGGCATATCTACTCGGCTTATATTAAAGAAGGCGGACCGATAAAAACATCGTTCAAGTTTGCTAAATCGGGCGACTTTACGCCGGAGGGTAAAATTATCGAGCCAAAACCTATTAGCCAATATGATAAGAACTTTGGCATGACCCTTACCTATTTTGAAAATGCGGTAGTGTTTCAGCAAAAAGTAAAACTGAAAGGCAAAAAAGCCACTGTTAAAGGTACACTGGAGTTTATGACCTGTAACGATCAGAAATGTCTTCCGCCCGAAACTGTTGACTTTTCGGTTAACGTAGCGCTGTAAACCACCAATGAGGAATTTCATTAAGCGTGGTTTAAAGCCACTTGTTTTATTAATCGCACTGCTGGCTTTTACAGCCAGTGGCGTTGCCTTTGCGCAAACAGATACGATAAGCACCGCCGATGTGCAGTTTACCAGTATCCCAACCAAAGCCGATAGCATCAAGGCTTTTAAAAAGAAACAGGACAGTATTAAGAAGGCCGATGCCGCAAAGGTTACTACTGCTCCAAAAAAATCGGATGAAAAACCGAAAACGCTTTGGCAGATCTTTATCGCCGGCTTTTTAGGAGGCTTCGCGGCGTTTTTAATGCCTTGCGTTTACCCGA comes from Mucilaginibacter mali and encodes:
- the ftsH gene encoding ATP-dependent zinc metalloprotease FtsH, with protein sequence MKDNQLEKPKPIRKIPNNNKKITPKPPKFNFVWIYAVIILGIFLAAQFLSVSSTQEISYQEFETKMLKQHDVEKLVAYKNGDLIVVEVYIKQDSLKKKPQYAKVRDQRSFGVPNAAGPQYTFTDATYESLKKSITDAEKDVPDTQKTPLNFIVRDNIFTNWLFQAVVMVILFIGVWMFIMRRMSGGAGGGPGGQIFNIGKSKATLFDKEAQVSVTFNDVAGLEEAKQEVMEIVDFLKNPKKYTNLGGKIPKGALLVGSPGTGKTLLAKAVAGEAQVPFFSLSGSDFVEMFVGVGASRVRDLFRQAKDKAPCIIFIDEIDAIGRARGKNNIVGGNDERENTLNQLLVEMDGFGTDSGIIILAATNRPDVLDSALLRPGRFDRQVSIDKPDLIGREQIFKVHLKPVKLAEGVDAKKLSAQTPGFAGAEIANVCNEAALIAARKNKEAVDMQDFQDAIDRVIGGLEKKNKIISPEEKRIVAYHEAGHAIAGWFLEHADPLVKVSIVPRGVAALGYAQYLPKEQFLYTTEQLIDGMCMTMGGRVAEDITFGRISTGAQNDLERITKLSYAMVTVYGMNDKVGNVSFNDTQGEYQFNKPYSEKTSELIDSEVRTLINDVYATTKKLLIEKREGLEKLANKLLEKEILFQSDLEEILGKRPFENRTTYDEFVNGTDDPGNQDLAAQNLVHEGVGDHSGTFNRNPEEKDANAAE
- the rsfS gene encoding ribosome silencing factor, which codes for MVKNKALKESAYLSELAIHGMQEKKGNDIVRLDLRNIFSSVSDYFVVCNADSGTQVKAIANSVEEEIYKATQQEPWRKEGLEHAEWILLDYVDVVVHIFRTDKREFYGMEDLWGDAEIKNYKSA
- a CDS encoding biotin--[acetyl-CoA-carboxylase] ligase produces the protein MQNNIFSSLFVGQNLVTLKEADSTNNYLKELLSNSKPVADGTVIMAESQYAGRGQQQNKWNSEPGKNLTFSVLLKPSFLPLQQQFYLTQTISLGVVTAMQQVTGLPIQIKWPNDIYYGDKKLGGILIENMVQGSGIKNSVVGIGLNINQEVFPDWVPNPASVKQILHKDYELSALLLQICGSIEAWYLKLKAGRLDEIHRQYLANLYWLNQERDFMSDGVAFKGRITGVRNTGFLVLSTESGEKEFNLKQIVFLNK
- a CDS encoding protein-disulfide reductase DsbD N-terminal domain-containing protein, with protein sequence MKKLLLVLIVMFAGRGAFAQIEGHVNWAYAAKKVSATEAVVLLKATIDDGWHIYSAYIKEGGPIKTSFKFAKSGDFTPEGKIIEPKPISQYDKNFGMTLTYFENAVVFQQKVKLKGKKATVKGTLEFMTCNDQKCLPPETVDFSVNVAL